A genomic window from Colletotrichum destructivum chromosome 7, complete sequence includes:
- a CDS encoding Putative tRNA-binding domain, nucleic acid-binding, glutathione S-transferase domain superfamily — MLSPLRAIRPISRSLSPFRLARMASNTTYTPNEETEIQQWLTTAARLQQTASADDASPILDTLNSHLSTRTTLLGTKPSKADTALYSAVRPLVAAWSPEQRTGEKGYPHIVRHLDFVQNYPAFAADVKPEEKVPVQLDEVLYVKPPVDAKAEKERLKKEKAAAAAAAGGDKPAAIPDRTKDNKDKSAGEKVKEAVVEAKDKVKAVVAGGDAKPKKEKKEKAPKPQKAAAPAAPLSPALIDLRVGHILKAIKHPEADSLYVSTIAVGDEPNDDTTEYEGQVCRTVCSGLNGLVPLESMQGRKVVVVCNLKPVKMRGIKSCAMVLAASPKLKEGEVDDHKGPVELVTPPADSKAGERVYFEGWEGEPEGVLNPKKKIWETFQPGFTTTDDLAVAFDAGVVEALGKQGVGKLVTKSGGLCTVPSLKDAVVR, encoded by the coding sequence ATGCTCTCCCCTCTGCGTGCCATCCGACCCATCTCCCGCAGCCTCTCCCCCTTTCGACTCGCAAGAATGGCCTCCAACACTACCTACACTCCCAACGAGGAGACCGAGATTCAGCAGTGGCTCACCACTGCCGCCCGCCTGCAGCAGACAGcctccgccgacgacgcaTCCCCGAtcctcgacaccctcaaCTCCCACCTGAGCACCCGCACCACCCTCCTCGGCACCAAGCCCAGCAAGGCCGACACCGCCCTCTACTCCGCCGTCCggcccctcgtcgccgcctggTCTCCCGAGCAGCGCACCGGCGAGAAGGGCTACCCCCACATCGTCCGCCACCTCGACTTCGTCCAGAACTAccccgccttcgccgccgacgtgaagcccgaggagaaggtccCCGTCCAGCTCGATGAGGTCCTCTACGTGAAGccccccgtcgacgccaaggccgagaaggagcgcctcaagaaggagaaggccgccgctgccgccgccgccggtggcgacaagcccgccgccatccccgaCCGCACCAAGGACAACAAGGACAAGTCCGCCGGCGAaaaggtcaaggaggccgtcgtcgaggccaaggacaaggtcaaggccgtcgtTGCCGGTGGCGACGCGAAGCCtaagaaggagaagaaggagaaggcccCCAAGCCccagaaggccgccgcccccgccgcgcCCCTGTCCCCCGCCCTCATCGACCTCCGCGTCGGCCACatcctcaaggccatcaagcACCCGGAGGCCGACTCGCTCTACGTCtccaccatcgccgtcggcgacgagcccaACGACGACACCACCGAGTACGAGGGCCAGGTCTGCCGCACCGTCTGCTCCGGTCTCAACGGCCTCGTGCCCCTCGAGTCCATGCAGGGCcgcaaggtcgtcgtcgtctgcaaCCTGAAGCCCGTCAAGATGCGCGGCATTAAGTCGTGCGCCAtggtcctcgccgcctcccccaagctcaaggagggcgaggtcgacgaccaCAAGGGccccgtcgagctcgtcacGCCCCCCGCTGACTCAAAGGCTGGCGAGAGAGTCTACTTCGAGGGCTGGGAGGGAGAACCCGAGGGTGTCCTGAAccccaagaagaagatctGGGAGACCTTCCAGCCCGGATTTACCACCACCGATGACCTGGCTGTCGccttcgacgccggcgtcgtcgaggccctcggcaAGCAGGGTGTCGGCAAGCTGGTGACCAAGTCCGGTGGCCTTTGCACCGTTCCCAGCCTGAAGGACGCCGTTGTGCGGTAA